In one Thermodesulfobacteriota bacterium genomic region, the following are encoded:
- the rpsL gene encoding 30S ribosomal protein S12: MPTISQLVKHGREKAQKKSKAPALQNCPQRRGVCVRVYTTTPKKPNSALRKVARIRLTNGIEVTGYIPGEGHTLQEHSVILVRGGRVKDLPGVRYHIVRGTLDSTGVANRRQGRSKYGAKKPK; encoded by the coding sequence GTGCCTACGATTAGTCAGCTTGTAAAACATGGAAGGGAAAAGGCCCAGAAGAAGAGTAAAGCCCCCGCACTTCAGAACTGCCCGCAGAGGCGTGGAGTGTGCGTAAGGGTTTACACGACCACCCCGAAGAAGCCCAATTCCGCGCTCAGGAAAGTCGCTCGTATCAGGCTTACGAACGGGATCGAGGTCACGGGTTACATACCCGGAGAGGGACACACACTCCAGGAGCACTCCGTTATCCTGGTAAGGGGCGGCAGGGTAAAAGACCTGCCGGGCGTTAGGTACCACATAGTAAGAGGTACTCTCGACTCAACCGGCGTAGCCAACAGAAGACAGGGCCGTTCCAAGTACGGGGCCAAGAAGCCTAAATAA
- the rpsG gene encoding 30S ribosomal protein S7 codes for MPRKGSVPKRKIPVDPKHGDLTVTKFINSLMYDGKKSKAEKIFYGALEVMGAKTGKDPIEVFTAAMDNVKPGIEVRPRRVGGATYQVPMEVSSFRRQSLAIRWILSSTRKRDGKSMIDKLAAELIDASEGRGGSIKKREDTHKMADANRAFAHYRW; via the coding sequence ATGCCTAGAAAGGGATCAGTACCAAAGAGAAAAATTCCCGTCGATCCCAAGCATGGTGATTTGACGGTTACGAAGTTTATAAATTCGCTCATGTACGACGGCAAGAAGAGTAAGGCCGAGAAGATATTCTACGGCGCGCTCGAGGTTATGGGTGCGAAGACCGGCAAGGATCCTATAGAGGTCTTCACGGCCGCCATGGATAACGTGAAGCCGGGTATAGAGGTCAGGCCGCGCAGGGTCGGCGGCGCGACGTATCAGGTTCCGATGGAAGTCAGCTCCTTCCGCCGCCAGTCTCTTGCGATTAGGTGGATACTCTCTTCGACGAGAAAGAGGGACGGGAAGTCGATGATCGACAAGCTCGCGGCGGAGCTTATCGACGCCTCGGAAGGCAGGGGCGGTTCGATAAAGAAGAGGGAAGACACCCATAAGATGGCGGACGCCAACAGGGCGTTTGCGCATTACAGGTGGTAA